One part of the Nymphalis io chromosome 22, ilAglIoxx1.1, whole genome shotgun sequence genome encodes these proteins:
- the LOC126777226 gene encoding cyclin-L1, translating to MTTTTVQNPTKTTNATPAKSQKNYGKIVLTLHNCLLPESTFKETPSQADGLDIETETDLRILGCEMIQTAGILLKLPQVAMATGQMYLQRFYYSKSFVRYPMETTAMGSIYLASKVEEKPCRIRDVINVFHHIKQVRAQKPISPLIVDQNYIELKNQVIKAERRILKELGFCVHVKHPHKLIVVYLQLLQYEKNKQLMQMAWNYMNDALRTDVFMRFPPETIACACIYLTSRKIGLPLPNNPHWFLLFKVTEEDIRDVCQKILNLYKRSKVNPEELDGKVDGLRKIYQANKYIQAQKEREAKIEEKKAESPTASTSKDSKRDSKKDKSPKTPPLSSKYHGSHKKRERRSRSPYDRKRDYSNKRHKSRSRDREIDRLRERRSDDKRSRVSSRKYDDYDRSKARDRDDKRKH from the coding sequence ATGACTACCACAACTGTACAAAACCCGACAAAAACAACCAACGCTACACCAGCAAAGTCTCAGAAGAATTATGGAAAGATAGTGTTGACGTTACACAATTGCTTACTTCCTGAATCCACTTTCAAAGAAACTCCGTCACAAGCCGATGGCTTGGACATTGAGACTGAGACTGACCTACGTATTCTCGGCTGTGAAATGATACAAACAGcaggaatattattaaaactaccTCAAGTTGCCATGGCCACTGGTCAAATGTACTTACAAAGATTCTATTACTCCAAATCTTTTGTAAGATATCCCATGGAGACAACTGCCATGGGTAGCATTTATTTAGCGTCCAAGGTTGAAGAGAAACCTTGTAGAATACGTGACGTCATCAATGTATTCCACCATATCAAACAAGTGAGAGCCCAGAAGCCAATTTCGCCTTTAATAGTTGATCAAAATTACATTGAACTTAAAAATCAGGTAATTAAAGCTGAGCGgcgtattttaaaagaattaggATTTTGTGTGCATGTGAAACACCCACACAAGCTTATTGTAGTCTATCTGCAGCTATTACAGTATGAGAAGAATAAGCAGTTAATGCAAATGGCTTGGAATTATATGAATGATGCTTTAAGGACTGATGTTTTTATGAGATTTCCTCCTGAGACGATCGCTTGTGCGTGCATCTATTTAACGTCTCGTAAAATTGGGTTACCATTACCCAACAATCCACACTGGTTCCTCCTATTTAAGGTGACCGAAGAAGACATAAGAGATGTGTGCCAAAAGATTTTAAATCTTTACAAAAGATCTAAAGTCAATCCTGAAGAGTTAGATGGTAAGGTTGATGGTTTGAGAAAGATCTATCaagcaaacaaatatatacaggcTCAAAAGGAACGTGAAGCTAAAATTGAAGAGAAAAAAGCTGAATCTCCCACAGCCTCCACATCAAAAGATTCTAAGCGTGATTCAAAGAAAGATAAATCTCCAAAAACTCCACCATTATCATCTAAGTATCATGGTAGTCATAAGAAAAGAGAACGAAGATCTCGTTCTCCATATGATAGAAAAAGggattattcaaataaaagacATAAATCTAGGTCTAGGGATAGAGAAATCGATAGGTTAAGAGAGAGGAGATCTGACGATAAGAGAAGTCGTGTATCATCCAGGAAGTATGACGATTATGATAGATCGAAGGCAAGAGATAGAGATGACAAAAGGaaacattaa